In Lactuca sativa cultivar Salinas chromosome 5, Lsat_Salinas_v11, whole genome shotgun sequence, the DNA window TTGTGACTGTTGGGTATCTTCAACCGGAAAAGTGGCGGTCCGGTCACCGGAATCCTTACAGTTTCCGGCAAGATCTCCGGCATCCACTGAAACAGGGGAATTGGGGTTTGAATCTGATGTATCGATGTCCATGGTAGGTTCGGATGAGTTTTGAGACATGGAAATTGGTGACAAAGGATTATTAGAATTATTGTTAGTAAGATCAACGGATTCTGCAGCCAATGAGCATTTGACAGGTGTCTTTTGTTGGGAGGAATTCGATGTTTCAAGCTCTTCTTTTCTAGAAGTTTCCTCGATTGGATTTAAGCACGATTCTCTCGCAGAGACCCTGAAAAAGACTGGTGCTTTAGTGGACTGAAATGacagtaaatgaccattttacccttctgtatgGAATTAATGTTGAATACGAAATTATTGTCTATTTTATGACTGTTACAAAATGTCAATTctaaattacaaaaaatataaaaaaaaaaaaaaaaattaagtaaaaGTTAACTGAATCTGAATTCAATTAACTTAATCACAAAATCTCACATTACAATTAAAGTTTCGACTTTTCCTAGAAAGATGCAATGTTGACTTGACAATTGACATATAACTAAAATCAATTTCCAATAATATCTTGTAATAATTGCTAATGGGCAAAATGGTAAATTCTCAGACCCTATCTTATCAAGCCAGAGTTTTCATATATTTTAACATGCTTCACTTTCTAGTTTTTAGATAGAGACTTCAGAGTGGCTTATACGTCATAAAGTCAGGCTAAAAGTGTGTTTGGAATACTTTTTAAGttatttccatatttccataaaCTCGTTTTTTCTCAAGTAGAGCAGTAAATATTACAGAatataattattgaaataaaaGGGCAAAAAAGTAAATTAGACAAATACTAAAGCTGGAAAACACTACCTGCTATACAGAAGCATATAGGCCCCTTGAGAGAGCACTTCATCCAGTTCAACTGTATCCACCTGAAAGAAATATCCATAAGAAAATTTAAAGtcaattgagacttttgatacATCATTACATTTCATGATCATGTTTAGTTgttttgtaataaaaaaaaaaggattttcaaatgaaaattttatattaTGTCATGTGTGAATATAAAGTATAGTTTTAACTCTCCTATATAAATTATTGAACTATTATTAATGAATCTTTTacttacaaaataaaaaaaaaaaaaactgaacatAGTAaaaacattatgttccttcctcAACTCCATGATACCAAACACtactttatgtatatatatatatatatatatatatatatatatatatatatatatatatatatatatatatatatagagagagagagagagagagagaggaccttGCAATCATCAATTCTATACCAATTTCCAGAAAAGTCCTTGGTATAACAAATGTAATGACCAAAATATGATGCATTGAGCATATCAACATGAACAACAACTGCATATAGTCTGTATTTATCATTTCCATCTGCAGCTTCACTCATGTAAGGACTAAGATCCAAAGTCTCAGGGAATGTCACCCTCTTATTAAGTTTCCCAAATCTTCCACtctgaacaaaaaaaaaaaaaaaaaaaaatcaatatcatTACAGAAGTGTATTTGCAAAAAAAGGTAACTCCAATTTCACAAACCTGAAACCTCTTTAATGCAATTGTAAGAATATTTGGAGGCATATGAATGCTTAGGCGTTTCCATGCTAACACATACTCATTAcatctgcaaaaaaaaaaagaaagaaatgagtccaaaaagaaaataaaattgataatagaaaaaaaaaaaaaaaaggaaattacCCATCACATTTGTACATATTATCTCCTTCAAGCCATTCTTTTGCTGTAAATTGGTCTAAGCATTCCTCAAGAGATGCAGCATCTCCTTGAATTTCAACAGTCAAATCCATCATATTCTCAAACTGGTTTGACACGTTATTGCATTTTGTACATATCACCTTAGAAAACATCACAGATATATGTTAgcctttaaaaatataaaaaaagggAATTAATGGAAATAATAATATAAAGATGATACCTGAGATTGGAGGCGACCCCCAAATATATGTTGAATAAGAGTTGTCTCTTGAGAAGTAGGATGCACTGCTCTTTCACCACCATATTCATCAAGGCAAACTGATTGCATTGTATCAATTACAAACCtaaaatatgttaaaaagttTTGTAATCACTCATCATATTATCATAAAAAAAGAGTTGAACTTTTTCAAAGTTATGTAATAAGCATAGGAACCTCATGAACTCATGGGCATCCTCCTGTTTTCCATAGCCAAGATTTCCACCAATATTAGGCAATCTTGATAAAATATTGATTGGTGAAAAAGCATGGTGACTTTGGCTAGCTCTTtccacatgatcttgaagttcaCACAAGAAACACCAATCATTTCTCCTGCCTGATAAACAAAGGTGTCAAAAGTTTTCTGATAAATTATTGTGTgtttctgtgtgtgtgtgtgtgtgtgtgtgtgagagagagagagagagagagagagagagtagcaATTACATTCCCTACGATGGCCTTTCTCCAACAAATAGGCAGCAAGTGGTCGAGTGTATGCTAAGCATTGTAATACTACATTGGCAAAGCAGCTGTGTAAAGAAATACAACTATTAGATAAATGGGTTGACCTTAAAGTTGACCAAATAACATGAACAGAAGAAAACAAATGGAAGCACCTGTTTCCACAATTGAGAAGCCCACAAGGGGGGAAGCCTTGTTTCTTCCAGTTGAATAGCTCCACGAATTTGTCATAGGGGAAAAGAATCTGAAAGCAAAAAGTTTAACTGAATATTAGCTATGATATGATAAAATCAAAGAAAACAAACATCAATTTTGGACCTTTTTTATTTGGGTAGAATTCCCTGTGCTAGAAACTAGTGTAATCCCAGTAGGGTTTCTCCTTCCTTGCAAACTTGATTTGCTAGACAGACGAATTTCTTCACATTTTTCTTTGTGCCCAGAGAACCAATGAGATCTTTGACATGATTCTGAGCTGAAAGATGATAAAAAAGAGATTAAGACTAAAGcaaaaaggaagaaaagaagaaaatacaAAACAATTGAAAGGTTTTGGAGCACTAAAAGAGGTAATCAGCCACTAGGAACCTGCCATAGCCTATAATTATCAAGGAATTACTTCATAACATAGATATACGATAGGGAATGTACACTAAAGATTAAATTTTTTGCTTGATTAATTCAACAGAATTGAACGACCTAAAATAAGAACAAGAACAGTATACCCAATAACATATCATCATAATTCAACAAAATAGATAGAAACATAAAGACGAATTAGCGTCAATGATGGAGAATGTTGTATAATAATGAATAAAGAAACCAATATCAACAGTGCGTATGTACCAGTATCGGACCCCTTTGCATCGGGAACAATATTTCTTCGTCAAGCTACCGCAGACAACGCATGAATCACTGATTGCAACAATACCCGGCATCGACGAAGACGACGAAGGGGATACAATAGAGTCGGATGAAGCGGTGGGAGAAGAAGATTGAGAATGGGAATCGAAACGGGCGTCGTCGTCTCCGTCAACAACGAAGTACTTGGCAGCAGTGTTCTTCACTAGGTAAATCAATCCAAAGAGAACAGCGAAAGCTGTGATGCCGAACTTAAGATACCAATTGAGATCCAGAGAATTATATTCATGCATCGACGACGATTCTGCTGATTCTTATTTGAATTATTAGGGTTTTTCATCGATGATTCATTAGAAATTGTGGCCAAGAAACAGCACACCCTTGTACTAGTAGTCTACTGGTGATCGAATTCGACACGAATCAGGAAACTTTGAGGGGTTTCCTTCTCACGATCGTTCGTTTTGTCGAATAAGCTCTTGAGATTTCTTCCGATAATCATGGAATGGCTGCATTGCCAAACCCAAAGGGAAAACaaactagaaaataaaataatggCGACGACGTCGTAACAATCCTACCAATTATGTTGATTAAATATCGGAAGGGGAATAACATTTATTCGGGGATAAACAATCGAAAGTAAAATCTATTAATAGTAAAAAAGATAATAATTGAACGACATCAAACCACTCACCTACAACATAATGATCTTATTTTGAATCAAGAcaaatggtattttttttttaatttaatagagattgaaatagaatttttttttctaaaagaaattaaatacctatttatattttatttctaACTCTCCAGTTATCTATGTTAAATAGTgaatattattattttcattaaatatgATACATATTTAACATTTAACATGAGAAAAAAATGTGTAAGAATAAAATAtaaaaggatatttaatttctcttcttCTAATCATCGAAatctttttgttttcatttttctttgaGGATTTAATAGTATAAACGGTTTTGATTATGTATATTCTATTTGTCATGACAATTTTGGTTTTTCTTCCGATTAATTCTTCTACTCTTCTGCACCCGATCTTTAAGTTCACATCGAGACATAAACTTATTCTCTTGAAAACTCTTCGTAAGGATTCtacaattttattatattttgcaTTATAATCATTCCTAATTTTCCTCACATTATATATTGAAACTCTTACCTTTAGTGTTATTGTGTTATGTTTACCTTCTACGTTCCCACCATTTTCAATGCCAACATAAGAATGGTAAAATACAAAAATTTGTGGATGTTAATGCTTGAATATGAGAAGTAAATTATAGAGTATCTCATCCTTGTAACTAAGATATGGATGATGGGACATAAAAAATGTTACA includes these proteins:
- the LOC111881977 gene encoding ubiquitin carboxyl-terminal hydrolase 18, with amino-acid sequence MHEYNSLDLNWYLKFGITAFAVLFGLIYLVKNTAAKYFVVDGDDDARFDSHSQSSSPTASSDSIVSPSSSSSMPGIVAISDSCVVCGSLTKKYCSRCKGVRYCSESCQRSHWFSGHKEKCEEIRLSSKSSLQGRRNPTGITLVSSTGNSTQIKKILFPYDKFVELFNWKKQGFPPCGLLNCGNSCFANVVLQCLAYTRPLAAYLLEKGHRRECRRNDWCFLCELQDHVERASQSHHAFSPINILSRLPNIGGNLGYGKQEDAHEFMRFVIDTMQSVCLDEYGGERAVHPTSQETTLIQHIFGGRLQSQVICTKCNNVSNQFENMMDLTVEIQGDAASLEECLDQFTAKEWLEGDNMYKCDGCNEYVLAWKRLSIHMPPNILTIALKRFQSGRFGKLNKRVTFPETLDLSPYMSEAADGNDKYRLYAVVVHVDMLNASYFGHYICYTKDFSGNWYRIDDCKVDTVELDEVLSQGAYMLLYSRVSARESCLNPIEETSRKEELETSNSSQQKTPVKCSLAAESVDLTNNNSNNPLSPISMSQNSSEPTMDIDTSDSNPNSPVSVDAGDLAGNCKDSGDRTATFPVEDTQQSQVVCPNETDIEKNPDSVHVNGNGMESVTLECDPGKSDSIPEDDSGKLLKTNSSKLKPLISPGFFGKRPRKILNNTKKDENALGEKEQANGDLTPGKEKHCFKNNGLISSVESESIVVNGSLSD